From Triticum aestivum cultivar Chinese Spring chromosome 7B, IWGSC CS RefSeq v2.1, whole genome shotgun sequence:
ACATACCTGAAATTTAAATCCGGGGTGATGTACTAGCATATATTTATCTCAGAaaatctagagagagagagagagagagagagagagagagagagaggggtaaaAGGTGCATTGTACATGAGCACCGCAAGAGAGAAAAATTAATAGCATGATGACCAACCACCTATAACAGAATCCCGGATATGTCTGGTGTTTTTGGGTACCGTTTGGAAGCGGCGTAGACGGAGTAGAGCGGGAAGGAAGGGATGGCCTCCGACGACCCGGAGCCGATGTTGACGACGGCGCCCCTGCCCCGCTGCACCATCCCCGGCAGCACCGCAGCCGTCACCTCCGTCAGCGCCCACAGGTTCACCCGTACCATCCGCACCCACGCCTCCACGTCCATCTCGTGCAGGTACACCGCGCATGGCTTGGCCACCCCGGCGTTGTTCACCAGCAGCCCCACGTCCAGCCCCTCCACGGCCTCCTGGAGCCGCCGCATCGCCTCCTCCCCTGCCAAATATGATCAGCGCTTCAGTTTATACTACAAGGTGAGGTAGACGATTACGGTCAGCTCCATTTTGATTCACACTGTCGCTTGCGTTGAGTGCGTGTCGGTTCGTCCTAGCTAGTTTTACCTTGAGGTGTGGCGACGAGGGAGAGGTCGAACACGACGGTCTTGGTCTGCACGGCGCGGGTCCTGGAGATCGTCTCGGAGATGTCCTGGAGCTTGGCGGGGTCGCGGCCGACGAGGACGAGGTTGAGGCCCCTGCGCGCGAGCTCCAGTGCCAAGGATTCGCCGATGCCGGACGTTGGACCGGTCACGACGGCCCATGCCCCATAGCGGCGGCGGAGGTCCGTCGGCCGGCGCAGGAGGAGGGCGAGGTGTGAAAGGAGGCGGAGCACCACGGCTGCTGAGTACAGAGCGCCGACGGTGGCCAGGGAGATGAACCATGGCTCTTGCCGGAGGAGAGCGTCGCCGCACATCATCTCTCTGCGCGCGCCGTGGACGTGTCGCTGGCTCACTGCGTGTGCTAAGCGCTCGAGGTTCTCGCATTAAATAGTCGGATTTGTTATCCATAACCACCTTAGTAATGCTATTGTCCCTCagaaaaaagggggaaaaagaATGGGCGAATAGCTCCCATGTGACCTCGTTGGTGTGAATTGTCCCTGATGCGATGTAGTTGGTTGTAATAGCTCGCATGCGACATCTGTGTTGGaaaaaatagctcccatgcgatactgctgcctaatccaaagacacatgtttaaaactcgaatcaggtgagcgggacccacagcgtgggacccactaacttatccaactcagcattggtcaggtgagcgggacccacatcgtgggacccactaacttatccaggtcagcattggtacaagaggacaccgagccgtgccccgaaccgtgcagcacccgagcccatcctccccccctccccgaccgttgttgttcttcttctccaGCGACGACGGGCAGCAACGCCGTTCCGGGCCGCGACCTGGCAATGTCGAGCTCCGCTTCAGCCTCCCGCCGCTCATGGCCGCGCTATGGCGCAGTGCCCATGACAAGGTGCCCTGCATGCCCACGTATCGCACCCCTGAAGCGGCTAGTCACAACGACCGACAAGAATGGCAACCTTGGGCGGGaattcgtgaaatgcgagagcaaaccagagCAGGGAAAGGTGAGATTTTACTTCTCAATATGCCAATTTTGGTTTTTGTCTCCCAATTTCAAATTTGCCCATTTTTCCCCATCGGATTTGGGATTTGGGGTTCATCTTTCCTATTTCAGAAATTGAAGCAATGCACCCATTTTGAGTGGCTAGATGAGTACATAGAGCGGATTCAACTGGAGGGTGCATCAGGGGAGCTCGATTTACCGTTGGAGGTGGAGAAGTTGGGCAAATTTGGATCGGACGCATCTGGATCTGGCAATTCCATTGGGGGCGCCCGCCCTTTCATGGGTGCTATTGTGGGGGATGCAGGAGTGACGACAAAGCTGAAGAAGCTGAACAAGCAGATGAAGAAACTCATCGAATTGCAGAAGCAGGGCAATTTGAGGGCCGGACTTTTTTATGTTTGTGTAATTGCTCTCGCATTTGTTTATGTGATGATAATTAGTCGTAAGTGAATAGATTGGGCATCATTTGTAATCGTAATGATATGTACATTTGAATAAAAGTGTTGCGCTGTACGAATTCGGCATGTCTTCTCCACTCTGTTTCGTTTTTTCAGTTCTTCAGTTCGTCATCAGtttcagtggtagagggagaaaaggaaaaaaatgttcGTCCACAGTTGCCCGAAAAGACCAGGCCCATATAGAAGTTAGGCAGGGCCGAATAGAACATATCCAGGCTCATTGATAAAAGAAGTGTAGCTagtgcaaaaaaaagtgcaaaCGGTCATTGACATCGATATATCTTTTCGGCTTTAGGTTATTTCACAAATGTTAAGTTTCCTGCCGTCACCTTTTTTTAGATAACTCATCTGATAATTATTTGAGCTATTTTTATGCATAAGCTATCGTGTCCGATTGTAGGGTCCCGTGTTGTTTCGGCTAAAACAAAAGGTTGGTTCTAGTTAGCAGTCTAACTTGCAGTCTTTGTGAACCAAAAAAGTTGCAATTGTTTGGTTCTAGTTTATTTCAACCAAGcaccatttttatttattttttgatttGTGCTATGGTGTTTTCAAAGTTTTTACTCGTGTGTTTCAACCGAAAAAGGTTGGGGCCCCAAAAGGTTGTGCCACTTTCAAAAAAAGAAGACATCTAGTGTGCCCCTAGTAGCATCTCCTTACAAcatagaggggcatccccttacaacatatagtgcataaaacataaaaggaagataattaactagacacgtgctaacaacaacttatatgattggatcatgttttagTGCATTTTTTAGTTCACATGGCCACATAAATAAAATGCAATGGAGAAACTTTGAAAACACCATAGCACAAATCGAAAAAAAGATAGCACTAGCCCGAAAAAACATTAATAGATAGCACGATAGAGGGGCATCGGGTACCCTAGTAGCATAGGTAGATAGAACAtatagaggggcatccccttacaacatATAGTTCATAGAACATAAAAATAGATAGATAGAAGACACGGGCACACACGCCCGAACCAACACAAACACAAGCTAGATAGATAGAAAGACTCGCACTCGAACaactccttggcccctcctccttaGCCGGCGCCCCTCACTCGTCGTTCTCCGGCATCTGGTAAGGGAGGGTGTGCATGCCGTTGGGGtgagggaagatgtggtggaagttggtgaagatgttgtaggtcgtgaacgcgataaactcgcatccacaccagaacacctggccgaggaggtggtgagcgtcgtaggggttggtgaaggtgacgtggAGGCCGATGACGAGGCCGTTGGCGTTGCCATCGTACTGCTCGTGGAGGTGGAACATGGGCGGAGTGCccggagggaggtggcggtagccggctTGGAGGAAGAAGCGAGCCAACTCTCTAGGGCCCCTCCACCTTGAGATGGCCCACACCCTCAGGCTATTCTCGACGATGACTCCGGCCGGGTACTCCCTCTCCGGCACGGTGCGAGGGCAACGGTAGGTAGGGCCGTTGAACTGCATTGTGGCTCGAGTGGTGGATTTGGCTCGAAAAGAAGAAGCGGAGGAAGCTTGAGAGATGGGGGAGATGAGTGTGAGAGGGATGAGGAAATGGTTCCCTTTTATAGCCGCGTTGCAGCCGTGGTCAATGTGTACACGGTGCCTTCTCGATCGTTTTCTCTTCTCCGTTCGTACTGGCATAGAGTAATTGTGGGCATTAATTCAAAAATGGCGGGCAGAGCATCCAAAGAGGCaccgtctgaaggaaatatgccctagaggcaataataaagttattatttatttccttataatcatgataaatgtttattattcatgctaaaattgtatttaccggaaacataatacatgtgtgaatacatagacaaacatagtgtcactagtatgcctctacttgactagctcgttaatcaaagatggttatgtttcctaaccatgaacaaagagttgttatttgattaacgaggtcacatcattagtagaatgatctgattgacatgatccattccattagcttagcacccgatcgtttagtatgttgctattgctttcttcatgacttatacatgttcctatgactatgagattatgcaactcccgtttaccggaggaacactttgggtactaccaaacgtcacaacgtaactgggtgattataaaggagtactacaggtgtctccaatggtcgatgttgggttggcgtatttcgagattaggatttgtcactccgattgtcggagaggtatctctgggccctctcggtaatacacatcacataagccttgcaagcattacaactaatatgttagttgtgagatgatgtattacggaacgagtaaagagacttgccggtaacgagattgaactaggtattggataccgacgatcgaatctcgggcaagtaacataccgatgacaaagggaacaacgtatgttgttatgcggtctgaccgataaagatcttcgtagaatatgtaggagctaatatgggcatccaggtcccgctattggttattgaccggagacgtgtctcggtcatgtctacattgttctcgaacccgtagggtccgcacgcttaaggttacgatgacagttatattatgagtttatgcattttgatgtaccgaaggttgttcggagtcccggatgtgatcacggacatgacgaggagtctcgaaatggtcgagacgtaaagattgatatattggaagcctatatttggacatcggaagtgttccgggtgaaatcgggattttaccggaataccgggagggttaccggaaccccccgggagctatttgggccatagtgggccttagtggaaaagagaaggggctgccctagatgggctgcgcgccccccccttcccctagtcctattaggactaggagaggtggccggccccctcctcctcttttcccctccgaggaatcctagttggactaggattggagggggaatcctactcccagtgggagtaggactctcctgcgcctccccccttggccggccagcctcccctcctctcctcctttatatacggaggcaggggcacctctaaacacacaagttgacacaagttgatccacgtgatcgattccttagccgtgtgcggtgccccctgccaacatattcctcgataatactgtagcggagtttaggcgaagccctgctgctgtagttcatcaagatcgtcaccacgccgtcgtgctgacgaaactcttccccgacactttgctggatcggagtccggggatcgtcatcgagctgaacgtgtgctcgaactcggaggtgccgtagtttcggtgcttgatcggttggatcgtgaagacgtacgactacttcctctacgtcgtgtcatcgcttccgcagtcggtctgcgttgggtacgtagacaacactctcctctcgttgctatgcatcacatgatcctgtgtgcgcgtaggaaaattttgaaattactacgaaacccaacagtggcatccgagcctaggttattgatgttgatgttatatgcacgagtagaacacaagtaagttgtggacgatacaagtcatactgcctaccagcatgtcatactttggttcggcggtattgttggacgagacgacccggaccaaccttacgcgtacgcttacgcgagaccggttccctcgacgtgctttgcacagagatggcttgcgggcgactgcctctccaactttagttgaaccaagtatggctacgcccggtccttgagaaggttaaaacggagtctatttgacaaactatcgttgtggttttgatgcgtaggtgagattggttcttacttaaagcccgtagcaaccacgtaaaacatgcaacaacaaagtagaggacgtctaacttgtttttgcggggcatgttgtgatgtgatatggtcaaggcatgatgctgaattttattgatcatgttttgtaaccaagttatcggcaactggcaggagccatatggttgtcgctttattgtatgcaatgcaatcgcgatgtaatgcttaactttattactaaacggtagtgatagtcgtggaagcataagattggcgagacgacaacgatgctacgatggagatcaaggtgtcgcgccggtgacgatggtgagcatgacggtgcttcggagatggagatcacaagcacgagatgatgatggccatatcatatcacttatattgattgcatgtgatgtttatctttttatgcatcttatcttgctttgattgatggtagcattataagatgatctctcactaaaattatcaagaaatgttctcc
This genomic window contains:
- the LOC123160715 gene encoding very-long-chain 3-oxoacyl-CoA reductase 1 codes for the protein MMCGDALLRQEPWFISLATVGALYSAAVVLRLLSHLALLLRRPTDLRRRYGAWAVVTGPTSGIGESLALELARRGLNLVLVGRDPAKLQDISETISRTRAVQTKTVVFDLSLVATPQGEEAMRRLQEAVEGLDVGLLVNNAGVAKPCAVYLHEMDVEAWVRMVRVNLWALTEVTAAVLPGMVQRGRGAVVNIGSGSSEAIPSFPLYSVYAASKRYVAQFSRRLYVEYRSKGIDVQCQVPLFVETKMTWRAGKHGKRGPLSRLVMPTSDAYARAAACWIGHGPLCMPNLGHRLQWYLCRVAPDRLLDALRLRENLRQRAVFQRLRSPRAPPHANCGKQS